One window from the genome of Hydractinia symbiolongicarpus strain clone_291-10 chromosome 1, HSymV2.1, whole genome shotgun sequence encodes:
- the LOC130643260 gene encoding uncharacterized protein LOC130643260: MKIAIEGCAHGELNKIYESVHYIEKREGIKIDLLICCGDFQSVRNHEDMISMAVPPKYREMKDFPDYYTGKRKAPVLTLFIGGNHEAARYLWELPYGGWVAENIFYLGFAGVVNFAGLRIGGLSGIFKHKDFYKGHFEIPPFSEDTKRSFYHVRSSDVAKLKLLVDDPFDIFLSHDWPKRIYHYGDSEQLIRFKPFLKDEINSNSLGSEAAEELLKSLKPTYWFSGHMHAKFSAIVEHSTGGRTKFLALDKCLPRRNFLQIIDVDQTQQEEIPSLRYDKQWVCVLRATKDIFSKSNKQTFLTELSEDYKPNSTSIAEVEELCDGDFSILPFSRSVDGRNEQTSLFCERFQLYNPCSTESAIVNNASGSSRFASTNQRRLSLPKPVNFEESKPKLQSTLDDEDDFSELTNPNISSNPDEINISGDETSSSDSGVTNDDNNDCDMTKASFIETPYKTTDDSTSVDCKESGIADVSSGEGCSESTCGTDDKDSCGETPIPKKKFKLVRRNQEIYTPSDGME; the protein is encoded by the coding sequence ATGAAGATTGCCATTGAAGGGTGTGCGCACGGCGAATTGAACAAGATCTACGAAAGTGTCCATTACATCGAGAAGCGTGAAGGCATAAAAATCGATCTCTTAATCTGCTGCGGTGACTTCCAATCTGTTCGCAATCATGAAGATATGATCAGCATGGCGGTCCCACCCAAGTACAGGGAGATGAAAGATTTCCCAGATTACTACACTGGCAAGCGAAAAGCCCCTGTGTTAACCCTGTTCATTGGTGGTAACCACGAAGCCGCCCGATATTTATGGGAACTCCCATACGGCGGGTGGGTggcagaaaatatattttacttagGCTTTGCTGGGGTTGTAAATTTTGCAGGGCTAAGAATTGGAGGTTTATCTGGCATCTTTAAACATAAGGATTTCTATAAAGGCCACTTCGAAATACCGCCTTTTAGCGAAGACACTAAACGCTCCTTCTATCACGTTCGAAGTTCTGATGTTGCTAAGCTTAAGTTGTTAGTCGATGATCCCTTTGATATATTTCTTAGTCATGATTGGCCTAAAAGAATATATCACTATGGCGATAGTGAACAGTTGATTAGGTTCAAACCTTTTTTGAAAGACGAAATCAATAGTAATTCTTTAGGTAGCGAAGCTGCTGAGGAATTGCTGAAGTCGTTGAAGCCCACCTATTGGTTCTCTGGACACATGCATGCGAAATTCTCTGCTATTGTGGAGCATTCAACTGGAGGAAGAACAAAATTTTTGGCCTTGGATAAATGCTTGCCGAGGCGAAATTTCCTGCAGATAATTGACGTTGATCAAACTCAACAGGAAGAAATTCCTAGTCTACGCTACGATAAACAATGGGTGTGTGTGTTGCGCGCCACCAAAGACATTTTTAGCAAATCcaacaaacaaacttttttaacgGAACTTTCTGAAGATTATAAACCCAATAGCACGAGTATTGCTGAAGTTGAAGAACTCTGCGATGGAGACTTCTCCATTTTACCATTTTCGAGGTCTGTCGACGGACGGAATGAACAAACTTCATTGTTTTGTGAACGATTTCAACTTTATAATCCGTGTTCCACAGAAAGTGCTATTGTAAACAATGCTAGTGGTAGCAGCCGTTTTGCTTCGACTAATCAGCGTAGACTTAGTTTGCCGAAGCCAGTTAATTTCGAGGAAAGTAAACCGAAACTACAAAGCACCTTAGATGACGAAGATGATTTTAGCGAACTTACAAATCCGAACATATCGTCGAATCCCGACGAAATTAACATCAGCGGCGACGAAACTTCAAGCAGTGACAGTGGCGTAACCAATGACGACAACAACGATTGTGACATGACGAAGGCGTCTTTCATTGAAACGCCGTATAAAACGACGGATGATTCAACTTCGGTGGATTGCAAAGAAAGCGGAATAGCGGATGTTTCTTCGGGTGAAGGGTGCAGTGAAAGCACTTGTGGTACAGATGATAAAGACAGCTGTGGAGAAACTCCAATcccgaaaaaaaagtttaaattagtCCGTCGAAATCAGGAGATCTATACCCCCTCTGATGGTATGGAGTAG